A region of the Neomicrococcus lactis genome:
TGAAGTTTCTACCCGTAAAGCAAAAGGAGCTGGCGAGCGAGAAGAGTGGTTGGGGGAAACACTCAACTTCGCTCGCCAGCACTTGAACCAATTACCTCTCTCCAAATAATCGATTCTGTTCATCACTCGCACCTTTGAAGGCACTACCTACGTTAGGCACTGAGTTTGTGCGCCTTCGAAGTGTTGGCTGTACGGTTCCTGTGACAACAAACGAAAGGGCATCTTGATGAGTTCTCAGCGACTGGCTTTTATTGGCCTGGGCAACATGAATGGCGCGATTTTGCGCGGAATTCTGGCGTCTGGCCATGATCCGAAGCTCGTGAAGGGTACGGTCAGGAACCCAGAGAAATCTCAGGCACTTTCCAGTGAACTTGGCGTGACCGTCCTTGCCGAAGGCGATAATCCGGCGGCCAATCAAGAGGCGGTGAAGGACGCGGACATCATTTTCTTGGGCGTGAAGCCTTTCGGGATCTCGGATATGTGTGAGCAGATCAAGGATCACCTCCCGGCTGGCTCCGTCGTCGTCTCGGTAGCCGCCGCCGTCACCACCGCAACTATGGAAGCCCACTTGAACCCGGGGCAATCCGTCATTCGCACCATGCCGAACGTGCCCCTGCAAGTGGGGAAGGGCGCCGTCGGACTCTCTGCGGGCACTCACGCCACGGAGGAGCACGTCAACGCGGCCACGGCGCTCTTTGAGCCGTCCGGGCTGGTAGTGAAGGTTCCGGAGGATCAGCTGGACGCCGTCTCCGCGATCTCCGGATCCGGCCCGGCGTACGCGTTCTACCTCGCCGAGCTCATGGCAGAAGCGGGGGAGAAGCTCGGTTTGGACGCCGCGCTCTCTCGCGACCTGGCCCGCGCCACGATGGCCGGAGCCGGTTACATGCTCGATGACGCAGCCGCAGACCCTGCTACTTTGCGCAAGTCCGTCACGAGCCCGAAGGGCACCACGGAGGTCGCTTTGCGCATCTTCGAAGAGCGCGGAATGCGGGACATTATTTCCGCCGGCGCAGCCGGTGCCACGGCTCGCGCTCAGGAAATCAGTAATGATCTAGCAAGTTAGAGTCACCGCTTTGAGATGCGGTTAAGGTGAAGATACGAGATTGTCTCGTGTCATCTCATCAGAGTGAATTCCGCGGAGGAAACGTTCATGCGTGCAGTTGTGTTCGATGATTTCAAAACCTTTCCCGTTCTCAAAGACATTGAAAAGCCCACGCCAGGTCCCGGCGAAGTCCTGCTGAAGGTTGCCGGCGCTGGCGCTTGCCACTCAGACGTGGCGATCTTCGAAGATTTCGAGGCCAACAACCCTGCCGGTCTCAAGCCAGGCTTCGTGTTGGGCCACGAGAATTCCGGCTGGGTTGAAGAAGTAGGCCCAGGCGTCTCCGGCATCACCAAGGGCGAGGCGTACCTGATCTACGGTCCTATTGGTTGTCAGCACTGCCGTGCGTGCTCCCGCGGTCAAGACACCTACTGCGAGAATGCAGCTACGAACCCGTACCTCGGCGTTGGCCTGGGCCGCAACGGCGGCATGGCCGAATACGTGACCGCTACAGCCCGTAACTTGGTGCCGTTGGGCGATGCTGATCCGGTTGCCGCCGCGCCGCTTTCCGACGCCGGCCTCACGCCGTACCACGCCATCAAGTTGGCTTTGCCAAAGCTCAACGGCGGCGGAAAGTTCGCGCTCGTCATTGGCTTGGGCGGCTTGGGCCTTGTGGGTGTGCAGATCCTGAAGGCGCTCACGGGCGCCACGATCATCGCAACGGATGCGAAGCCAGAAGCCATGGCTGAAGCGGAGAAGCTTGGTGCAGTGACGGTGCCTTCGGGCTCGGATCAGGTGGCGAAGATCCGCGAGATCACCGGTGGTCGCGGCGTTGACGCGGCTTTCGATTTCGTGGGAATTTCGGCAACCATTACGACGGCGATGCAGTCCATGGCACTCCAGGGTCGTTGCACGATCGTTGGCATTGCAGGTCAGCCATACGACTGGTCCTTCTTCGGTGC
Encoded here:
- the proC gene encoding pyrroline-5-carboxylate reductase, which encodes MSSQRLAFIGLGNMNGAILRGILASGHDPKLVKGTVRNPEKSQALSSELGVTVLAEGDNPAANQEAVKDADIIFLGVKPFGISDMCEQIKDHLPAGSVVVSVAAAVTTATMEAHLNPGQSVIRTMPNVPLQVGKGAVGLSAGTHATEEHVNAATALFEPSGLVVKVPEDQLDAVSAISGSGPAYAFYLAELMAEAGEKLGLDAALSRDLARATMAGAGYMLDDAAADPATLRKSVTSPKGTTEVALRIFEERGMRDIISAGAAGATARAQEISNDLAS
- a CDS encoding NAD(P)-dependent alcohol dehydrogenase, with the translated sequence MRAVVFDDFKTFPVLKDIEKPTPGPGEVLLKVAGAGACHSDVAIFEDFEANNPAGLKPGFVLGHENSGWVEEVGPGVSGITKGEAYLIYGPIGCQHCRACSRGQDTYCENAATNPYLGVGLGRNGGMAEYVTATARNLVPLGDADPVAAAPLSDAGLTPYHAIKLALPKLNGGGKFALVIGLGGLGLVGVQILKALTGATIIATDAKPEAMAEAEKLGAVTVPSGSDQVAKIREITGGRGVDAAFDFVGISATITTAMQSMALQGRCTIVGIAGQPYDWSFFGAPYEVELTSTYWGTIEDLYDVVELYKAGQVVPQYTTFSMDKALEAYQLLVDGKISGRAVVTPNA